The region caacagatttgaatgaaatttggtatgcatatgttttagtttagactctagaccctgagaaagaacataggctagtttttatcccggaattcctacgggaaaactttttaagtcgaagcgaagctcgcgggaacagctagtatacgATAATTTCCAAAGAATCGGGACAGTAagtcatttaataaaataaggtCAAAGGTCTGTTCTAGTTCTATTCTAACACTCATCATCAGCATACACTACACCCAGGTACCCAGGTAGGGTACTAGTtacaggtacctacctaggtaggtgTCACCCCTATCAACATGCACTTTTATGTTGTTGGCAGTCGTCCAGCGGTCTTGTTTAGCCCGCAGTACTGTCGGACTCATGTCAATATTCACCGCTTCTGCATCTTAAGACTTAGTCCGTCTGGACATAAGATCCAACAGGATGTAAATGACTTGTGTCCGAGTGTACAAGACTTGTTGATGCATGGTGAGGGACAGTGGGGCACATGCGGTGAGGAGTCGGCCACGAGTCTTGCTAAATCGGATATTACTGAAAGATAACTGTTTGGGAATAGATTGATCGTTTCATGATGCAATATTGTTAGTCGCAATAAAATGGCTTCCAATTATAAGAGCGTCCAATTATGAAAAGTCTGTATTGAGTAAAAATAGAGTCCTTCCCTTATTAGCTTCAAAGCCGTAGGGACTTCTAAGCTTTCTTTACTTTTCCTTTATACTTACCAACGGACTGATCTCCCAGGAAAATAAGAAGGAATTCTTAGTTCGTAAcaaatttatacttaatttaataataaatcggAACAATGCCCACGTGCTGAAAGTCTCTTTGAAAGTTTTACAATAGGGACAAAAGCTTGCAGCCCTGCACAGCTCACAAAGAGGCCTTTGATGCACTTCACAAACCACCAAGTACTTGAAACGTCAAATTCGttttagtataatttatttttggcGTAGTTTATACTCGTGAAGAGTGTTTGACTTATTGAGGGTATAGATAAGGTTCTCGACTCGAAAACCCTCTAACGGTTGGAGTGTTGCTCCCGCTTTACGAAAAAAACGATATTTCGGAGCGCTCCTGCGCTAATTACAACTCTATTTCGTTGCCTTAAACATACCGATTGCATGAAAACTCTCTTCGTATTTAGTTAACCAAGAGTTCGTGGGGTTACTCTTGACCACTTCAGACAAAACGCTGTTTACCTCCTCGgtttcttcttcttgtagagcTTTCATGTCTAATGGGTTATTAATTGTTGTACGGCTATAAATTAAGCTTTGCTAATTTTTACTACgttcccagtaggcaaactaGACGCTCATAACTCTGCGAATTGCTTAGAATGAGCGCAAAACTAGcaaactgtaaaaaaaaacaccagaAAACTGTTTGCCTACCGGAAATGCAGTTCTATGACCCTTTAAACCAATTTAATAGACACTGAATGAAGAGATGAAAATCGTAGATGCTATAAGAGGGTCCATATTTGACACAACAGcctttacttacttaagtgCGCATAAAAGTGAtccaagaaaataaaatatttacgatTTGCGATACGAAcgtatttttatgaaagtatATTTCTCGGAATtgttattgaataaaaatgtaaatagcGAATTATCATACTTTACGGAACGGACTTAATTGtgttttctgaataaataatatatttttctcttCCTTTGTCATTGATTTCTTTCCGTAGTAACAACAAGCTTAAATACTGAAGCTATATAAAGATATTACTAAGCCCATTGTGATGAATTCGACGAAATTAAGTCCGTTTCACTTCCAACACCAGTGAACACATACTAGTTAAGATATGGCCATATGTTTGTACCTAAATCTATAGAATACCAAGTGTAACTTTAGATAGTCTACGCAAGTACGCAACATTGCAGAAACTaccaaaaattataatttacatttaattacGTATACGTACCTAGCTAATATCAATGAACAACACTACGCAATGCGAATGACACTATAATGGAAAAACCAACCAAATTTATGTGTTCCTGGTGTTGATACTGAGGGGCAACTCTCAACCACCCGCCTTGAAGTCGCTAGTCAGTGGCGCCCAAATGGCGCCtcataatataatgataattgtGACAATTTTGCGATGTCTTCTAAGGGTGTTTTTAATATGATGCGGGATTCATCACGCATGCGGGATTGCCCCGCACGCGGTCATACGTATGACAGAATACGAATTACGAATATGCTCGCGAAAAgcgggaaaatggcggccatcccgcgtgcgtgatgaaatccgcatgctgttaaaaacagcctaacGCTGAGCTCGCAAGGCTGGTGGTTGAGCTTGTCCAGCGCGTGCGGCACGGCACGCGGGCACGGGTCGGTGCCGCGCCGCCCGCTGACCCGTGCTCGTGTTGCAGGATGCACGCGGTGGGGCTGCACTCGGCGCTCGCCATCCGGCGCGAGCGCAAGCGCCGTGCCGAGGCGCAGCGCGCGCGCGAGCGCCGCCACTCCGTGCAGTCCAGCGAGTCCGGGGTCACCTCCCCGCACTGCAGCACCGGCAGCCTcgagcgccgccgcccgcgcgccccgcgctcCGCCGACCAGGAGGTCGTCTCCTCCGTGGGCATGCTGCACCTCGGCGTCGTGTTCCTCGTGCTCGGCCTCTTCCTGCTCGCGTCCGGCCTGCTGCCCGACAACGTCACCTCCTGGAGCAGCATCGGCTCCGTCAGCTGGTTCAACGAGCTGGTCTGCTCGGGCATGTTCGCGCTCGCCATCGGCGTGTTCCTGATCGCGCTGCACAAGTACCTGACGAAGAGCGAGGAGGACGCGCTGGAGGACTACGTGCAGCGGCAGCTGACGCGCTCGCGCTCGGGGCACCGGCTGGAGCGCGACGCGGAGACGGGGGGCATGCACACCAAGAACGCGCGGCGGGTGAAGGCggaggcgggcgcggggggcggcgcggggcggggggagGAGGCGGAGCGCGCGCACGGGTTCGTGAACGCGCTGGCGCTGAACGGCGACGCGCTGCGCGAGGGGCCACTGGAGCAGATCGCGGAGGAGGAGGTGCTGGGGGAGCCGGAGCGCCGCTACGCAAGGTTCAACAAGGACACGTACTCCACGCCGTCCGTGGCGCCGAGCCTGAGCCCCGGCTCGCCCTCCGACACGCGCGAGCTGCTGGCCGACGGCCGCTACCTCGTCATGTCGCGCATGTGAGCCCCCCACGCTCCTGCTGCGGCCGCCCTGTCGCACCAACCCTGATCGTATACGGCTCTGTCCTCTCCCCTAGCTTTCATTTCACAAGTGAGTCGAGGAGATCCGTTGAAACGATCCTTCGCTTCGCGTAAACTGTCTGAAGTATCCCTGCGGTCGCGGCAGAGTAGACTTAATCAATTCGGGGAAATATCGAAGTCTGCATGCATAATGCATAAATGGCTCGAAGATATCCAGCTGCAGAAGTGTAGTCGATATTAAATTTGATCTCTATGTTTTACGAATTTAAGTGTAATTTACGGCGTCACTTCATCTGCTAGTGCACGGTGGATATGCTTCTAAGCTTACCAGCATTTTGTGTCGATTAATTACTTGGATATAACTAGCTTCTGTATATTTGACCAGACGGACCAACACTGTAGCTGTAGAGATAAGTCTGGCGATAGATCGTCAAGTTGGGAACATGGCATTGGCATATCCggaattaagtaggtacctatctatttgGCAAGAAGCCAGcaataaactttgttggactGGAGTCTGATTACCACCGGATATTAGCAGAATATTCAGAGCCATTTCCTGCGATGTTCCCAACAAAGGCTCTAGTCAAGCGGTTCCCGATTTATGTTTCGCAGAAACCATGGGTTCCGTAAGAGGCCCTGAGGGTTCCGTGGAAGTTCAGAAGACCTACTGAAACAAAAGTATAAGCACAAATGAAGTGTGGTAAATGGTATCCTAGAGCTAGAgtttcgcaaaaaaaaacaacaaaaaggGTTCCGTCGGTAAAGTATTTGGGAACCGCTGCTCTAGTCTTGTGTAGACGAATTATGGTCTGCattcatattatgtatttatgctTGAGACTGATTGTTAATATTCTtcttatataagtacttacttgaaAGTTTTATAGAtagtatttattcatttaaaatcTCGATGTATTGCACGCGTTTTGATgtgaatagtttttttttctattaaatacgaggttataataattaaataggaCTTATAAACGCAATTAAAACAATTAAGTTTTATGagcacataaattaattagtgtttatttataaaatactctATTTTAATCTTTAAAAACCTTGTAGGTACAACAGTACCTTAGTAGCGGTcgtaaattaactaaacacaaatttataaaattaactttttgtCAAATTAATGTAGATGTTTTTTTACTTACTGATTGTACCTAAACTGCAACTAAAATTGATCAAGATCCAtcattactactttagtaaaaaattaataagtactttacttttttttcctaaaatcagatgatataattatgaatGCAGTGTCGTGCCAAAAATGAGgcaataataaatttttactCTTTCTATCAAAagaaaaacaaccaaaaaaactgtttgaaaaattatacctaatacataattacatacatagcattattttttatttttaaa is a window of Plutella xylostella chromosome 17, ilPluXylo3.1, whole genome shotgun sequence DNA encoding:
- the LOC119691445 gene encoding uncharacterized protein LOC119691445, with protein sequence MHAVGLHSALAIRRERKRRAEAQRARERRHSVQSSESGVTSPHCSTGSLERRRPRAPRSADQEVVSSVGMLHLGVVFLVLGLFLLASGLLPDNVTSWSSIGSVSWFNELVCSGMFALAIGVFLIALHKYLTKSEEDALEDYVQRQLTRSRSGHRLERDAETGGMHTKNARRVKAEAGAGGGAGRGEEAERAHGFVNALALNGDALREGPLEQIAEEEVLGEPERRYARFNKDTYSTPSVAPSLSPGSPSDTRELLADGRYLVMSRM